A genome region from Fimbriimonadaceae bacterium includes the following:
- a CDS encoding PAS domain S-box protein encodes MLQVLSGNICLACSTGDEQYWSAKAKSGEGKPYSREVGFAFAEETYRRLLKLNESLVVDQEKKYFEDVQELHQTDLKMRRIADAVPGAVYQYVITRDGCQRFSYISRGAMDMVGYPSDVIVSDYSAVWKLVLPEDMPGIMASIENAIRSGSRWAHEFRLRLPDGRVKWLRGDSLPERPTVDGTVLFHGLLTDVTERRLAEAKLRFTQFATDHAADAILWAGPDRRIMYVNVRATELLGYSREELLNLSMPDIAPLQSRIDILNDLTRLKQGEVVQYATTFRRKSGTVFPIEVSMRYLEHDGEGYVCAIVRDVSERKRAESVIQEGAEALRRSQEALRALHSQLLTAQEDERRRVARELHDDLGSRLGSVILRAEGKLVLLENKSPEAAVIKNVTDELRGISDRVRTIAHELHPSILDNLGLSVALKKMLKEYGSWSGMKIVSNISMEFTEALDREVATCLYRIAQEALMNVKKHAGAQQVMVSLAREEGWVQLSVKDDGMGFSPETESRRTKGLGIVAMEERIHMVAGELAVQSGKGRGAVVVARAPYREREA; translated from the coding sequence TTGTTGCAAGTGTTATCAGGCAATATTTGTCTGGCGTGTTCTACTGGGGACGAGCAGTATTGGAGTGCTAAGGCTAAGAGTGGTGAAGGGAAGCCGTACTCCAGAGAGGTTGGATTCGCATTTGCTGAAGAGACTTATCGCCGGCTCTTGAAGCTGAATGAGTCGCTCGTGGTCGATCAGGAGAAGAAGTATTTCGAGGATGTCCAAGAGTTACACCAGACTGACCTCAAGATGCGACGGATTGCGGATGCTGTGCCCGGTGCGGTGTATCAATATGTTATTACGCGGGATGGATGTCAGCGGTTTAGCTATATCAGTCGTGGAGCCATGGATATGGTGGGGTATCCATCAGACGTCATTGTGTCAGATTATAGTGCGGTCTGGAAATTGGTCCTACCAGAAGATATGCCGGGGATCATGGCATCCATTGAAAACGCAATCCGCAGTGGATCGCGGTGGGCGCATGAGTTTAGGTTACGACTCCCCGATGGTCGCGTGAAATGGTTGCGTGGGGATTCTCTGCCTGAGAGGCCTACGGTAGACGGAACAGTACTGTTTCACGGTTTGTTAACCGATGTGACTGAGCGACGGTTGGCTGAAGCCAAGCTGAGGTTTACGCAGTTTGCGACGGACCATGCGGCTGATGCCATTCTTTGGGCTGGGCCTGATCGTCGCATCATGTATGTGAATGTACGGGCAACCGAGTTGTTGGGCTATTCACGCGAAGAACTCTTGAATTTGTCGATGCCGGATATTGCTCCTTTACAGAGCCGAATCGACATTCTTAACGATCTGACGCGGCTGAAACAGGGCGAAGTAGTACAGTATGCGACTACATTCCGAAGAAAGTCTGGAACGGTCTTTCCCATCGAAGTGTCGATGCGCTACTTGGAGCATGATGGGGAAGGGTATGTGTGTGCCATCGTGCGAGACGTGTCAGAGCGAAAGCGTGCCGAAAGTGTTATTCAGGAGGGAGCTGAGGCCCTGCGTCGCAGCCAAGAAGCGTTGAGGGCCCTCCATTCACAGTTGCTGACCGCGCAAGAGGACGAACGACGCAGGGTTGCCAGGGAGTTGCATGATGATCTGGGATCACGATTGGGAAGTGTGATTTTGAGGGCCGAAGGGAAATTGGTGTTGTTGGAGAACAAGAGCCCTGAGGCGGCGGTCATCAAAAATGTCACTGACGAGCTACGGGGAATCAGTGATCGGGTGCGAACGATTGCGCACGAGTTGCACCCATCGATCTTGGATAATCTTGGGCTCTCGGTGGCGCTCAAGAAAATGTTGAAGGAGTATGGCAGTTGGTCGGGGATGAAGATCGTCAGTAATATATCGATGGAGTTTACTGAGGCCTTGGATCGGGAGGTCGCGACCTGTCTGTATCGGATTGCTCAGGAAGCCTTGATGAACGTGAAGAAACACGCTGGTGCGCAACAGGTCATGGTATCCTTGGCTCGAGAAGAGGGTTGGGTGCAACTGAGTGTGAAAGATGATGGAATGGGGTTCAGTCCAGAGACAGAATCGCGTCGAACCAAGGGACTAGGGATTGTCGCGATGGAAGAGCGCATCCACATGGTGGCAGGGGAATTGGCGGTTCAGTCAGGGAAAGGGCGAGGAGCTGTCGTAGTGGCTCGGGCACCTTATAGGGAGCGTGAAGCATGA